One Bacteroidota bacterium genomic window carries:
- the rpsB gene encoding 30S ribosomal protein S2 has product MSRTNFNDLLEAGVHFGHLRRKWNPAMAPYIFTEKNGIHIIDLNKTVAKIDEAAAALKQIARTGKKILFVATKKQGKEIVAEKVKRINMPYVTERWPGGMLTNFATIRKAIRKMALIDKMSTDGTYNNISKKERLMIARERAKLESQLGSVADLTRLPAALFVVDIMKEHIAVAEAKRLNIPTYAIVDTNSDPNKVDLPIPGNDDASSSIAIITELIVKAIEEGLGERKMDKEAAAAEEKERADAEERSSKEEAEELISGSAKLKKYSEEEARPEGVATKQRPRKGAAPAGGGRGGSSSGRPGGPSSRPGGPRKK; this is encoded by the coding sequence ATGTCAAGAACAAATTTCAACGATTTACTGGAAGCCGGTGTACACTTTGGTCACCTGCGCAGAAAATGGAACCCTGCAATGGCTCCATATATCTTCACTGAGAAGAATGGAATTCATATTATTGATCTGAATAAGACTGTCGCTAAGATTGATGAAGCCGCGGCTGCGTTGAAGCAAATTGCCCGCACAGGTAAAAAAATATTATTTGTCGCTACCAAAAAGCAAGGTAAAGAGATCGTTGCCGAAAAGGTAAAACGCATTAACATGCCTTATGTTACTGAGCGCTGGCCCGGTGGTATGCTTACAAACTTTGCTACAATCCGTAAAGCTATACGCAAAATGGCTTTGATCGATAAGATGTCGACTGACGGAACATATAATAACATCTCTAAAAAGGAGCGTTTGATGATTGCACGTGAGCGCGCCAAACTTGAATCACAATTAGGCAGTGTGGCCGATCTTACACGTCTTCCTGCAGCCTTGTTCGTCGTTGACATTATGAAGGAGCACATTGCTGTTGCTGAAGCAAAGCGTTTAAACATTCCTACTTACGCGATTGTTGATACAAATTCAGATCCGAATAAAGTTGACCTGCCTATTCCGGGTAATGATGACGCTTCATCATCGATAGCTATTATTACTGAATTAATCGTTAAAGCCATTGAAGAAGGTTTGGGCGAAAGAAAGATGGATAAAGAAGCGGCAGCTGCGGAAGAAAAAGAAAGAGCTGATGCTGAAGAGAGATCATCGAAAGAAGAAGCTGAAGAATTGATCAGCGGTTCTGCTAAATTGAAAAAATATTCTGAAGAAGAAGCGCGTCCGGAAGGGGTTGCAACAAAACAGCGTCCGAGAAAAGGTGCTGCACCTGCAGGCGGTGGTCGTGGAGGGTCATCTTCAGGTCGTCCGGGTGGGCCATCAAGTCGCCCAGGCGGACCAAGAAAGAAATAA
- a CDS encoding elongation factor Ts, translating into MSTITAADVNKLRQTTGAGMMDCKKALTEAEGDFEKAIELLRKKGQKVAASRSDRATNEGVVIAKTTTDNKRGVLVVVNCETDFVAKNEEFTQFVNQIAQIAIDKQPKTIEELKSLSYNGNGLTIADKIIEQVGKIGEKIELSRYDVVEAANVSAYIHPGNKLATVVGFNKPDVATAVQKDIAMQVAAMAPVALDKSDVDPKLVEKELEIARDLIRQEGKPEDMIEKIAQGKINKFYKESTLLNQEFIKDSKKTVAQYLKESDNGLSVTGFKRYSLS; encoded by the coding sequence ATGTCAACTATAACTGCTGCTGATGTAAATAAGTTAAGACAAACTACCGGTGCGGGTATGATGGATTGTAAGAAAGCTCTTACAGAAGCCGAAGGCGATTTTGAAAAGGCCATTGAACTGCTTCGTAAAAAAGGTCAAAAGGTTGCTGCAAGCCGCAGCGACAGAGCCACTAACGAAGGCGTTGTTATTGCAAAGACCACAACCGATAATAAACGCGGTGTTTTGGTGGTTGTGAACTGCGAAACGGATTTTGTTGCAAAGAACGAAGAGTTCACTCAGTTTGTAAACCAGATCGCGCAGATAGCTATTGACAAGCAGCCTAAAACCATAGAAGAATTAAAATCATTATCCTATAACGGAAACGGACTTACCATTGCCGATAAGATCATTGAGCAGGTAGGTAAAATAGGTGAGAAAATTGAATTGAGTCGTTATGATGTAGTGGAAGCGGCTAATGTAAGCGCTTATATTCATCCGGGAAATAAATTAGCGACTGTAGTTGGTTTCAATAAACCGGATGTTGCGACAGCTGTTCAGAAGGACATTGCAATGCAGGTTGCCGCCATGGCTCCTGTAGCGCTTGATAAATCAGACGTTGATCCAAAATTAGTTGAAAAAGAATTGGAAATAGCCCGTGATCTTATCCGCCAGGAAGGTAAACCGGAAGATATGATTGAAAAGATAGCCCAGGGTAAGATCAATAAATTTTATAAAGAGTCAACCCTGTTGAACCAGGAGTTCATTAAAGACAGTAAAAAAACGGTAGCCCAATACCTCAAGGAGTCCGACAACGGGCTCTCGGTAACAGGCTTCAAACGCTATTCATTAAGCTAA